A single genomic interval of Spinacia oleracea cultivar Varoflay chromosome 6, BTI_SOV_V1, whole genome shotgun sequence harbors:
- the LOC110797829 gene encoding uncharacterized protein — MWVGKDNDIYPYVSCMLRNLQKYNITTIQLARRALFWRRLHNGPDTVEEMLDRHLAKKEKPSYDDDQNEVLTRQRLTSTRREALGLYRDILRATRFFMWPDSRGVLWRDILRENARKEFEDARFEKDHEVITRLLIGGGDAVQAALDKVAEKQREQIEKERNGRS; from the exons ATGTGGGTTGGAAAGGATAATGATATTTATCCATATGTGTCCT GTATGCTCAGAAATCTACAGAAGTATAATATTACCACTATACAACTTGCCCGAAGAGCACTCTTTTGGCGGAGACTACATAATGGTCCAGACACTGTAGAGGAGATGCTTGACCGGCATTTGGCGAAGAAAGAGAAACCATCGTATGACGATGATCAAAACGAGGTCTTAACTCGGCAACGACTCACCAGCACACGACGTGAGGCATTGGGTCTGTACAGAGATATACTTCGCGCAACACGGTTCTTCATGTGGCCTGACTCCAGAGGGGTGTTGTGGCGAGATATCCTAAGAGAAAATGCTCGTAAAGAATTTGAAGACGCTCGGTTTGAGAAGGATCATGAAGTAATAACTCGGTTATTGATCGGTGGTGGAGATGCTGTTCAAGCTGCTCTTGACAAGGTTGCTGAGAAACAGAGAGAACAGATAGAGAAGGAACGAAATGGCAGAagttaa
- the LOC110797830 gene encoding uncharacterized protein, translating into MATVMKRYVLKLFISLKYITANVVDRNNGKIVATSSTVEHALKNMFECGRSCNAKAATIVGEVLARRLKVEGLDDGQGRGIHININKEVEKKGFKNRTKVWAVVNALKDSGVKLVLEDRYDDV; encoded by the coding sequence ATGGCAACTGTTATGAAAAGATATGTTCTAAAGTTGTTTATATCTTTGAAGTACATCACAGCAAATGTAGTAGATAGGAACAATGGGAAGATTGTTGCCACAAGTTCTACAGTTGAGCATGCTCTCAAAAACATGTTTGAGTGCGGTCGGTCGTGCAATGCAAAGGCAGCAACCATTGTGGGAGAAGTATTGGCAAGGCGTTTGAAGGTTGAAGGTCTCGATGATGGACAAGGAAGAGGGATCCATATTAATATAAATAAGGAGGTGGAGAAAAAAGGCTTTAAAAATCGCACCAAGGTGTGGGCTGTTGTGAATGCACTAAAGGACAGTGGCGTTAAGCTCGTACTTGAAGACAGATATGATGATGTTTGA